One genomic region from Cryptococcus gattii WM276 chromosome C, complete sequence encodes:
- a CDS encoding 60S ribosomal protein l7, mitochondrial precursor, putative (Similar to TIGR gene model, INSD accession AAW42201.1): protein MAAQSVRSFTASASRVSLKRAAPVCRHASTKASVQQDEWSLPDIHLGPTHASRYSQHYNNTLASDVMYMTYSHRLSQRPTKPEMLQPPQTPYEANRARPPIMRGNRAVRTKTTEITPATVPKLESIIVHTMVKEAIGNKNSLLSAIAALRAISGETPNGAGRKGSSGVQVITAKKSAASWKLREGMPIAVKVELKGEAMYDFIQSLVDFVLPRLRDFSGVPLPPASTPKSSQASLAGVVSFGFGPTAMSFFPQIEANTDAYPKMHGFHVFFKTNLTGENAQEHARTLVSGFRIPFHRR from the coding sequence ATGGCTGCCCAATCTGTTCGCTCCTTTACCGCCTCAGCGTCCCGAGTTTCTCTTAAGAGAGCCGCCCCCGTATGCCGTCATGCGTCAACCAAGGCTTCAGTGCAACAAGACGAATGGTCTCTTCCCGACATTCATCTCGGTCCCACCCATGCCTCTCGATACTCCCAACATTACAACAACACTCTCGCTTCCGATGTCATGTACATGACATATTCCCATCGTCTCTCCCAACGTCCAACCAAACCTGAAATGCTCCAGCCCCCTCAAACACCTTACGAGGCAAACCGTGCACGACCGCCCATCATGAGGGGTAACCGTGCCGTCCGAACCAAGACAACCGAGATCACACCGGCGACCGTCCCCAAACTCGAGTCTATTATTGTCCATACCATGGTGAAGGAAGCCATCGGCAACAAAAactctcttctttcagCTATCGCCGCTCTTCGCGCCATCTCTGGGGAGACTCCTAACGGAGCAGGTCGTAAAGGTTCATCCGGTGTCCAGGTCATCACTGCTAAAAAGTCTGCGGCTTCCTGGAAGCTCAGAGAGGGCATGCCCATCGCTGTCAAGGTGGAGCTTAAGGGTGAAGCCATGTACGACTTCATCCAATCCCTCGTTGACTTTGTCCTTCCCCGTTTGCGAGATTTTTCAGGTGTCCCTCTTCCCCCTGCTTCTACACCCAAGAGTTCTCAGGCTAGCTTGGCTGGCGTTGTGTCTTTTGGTTTTGGACCTACCGCTATGAGTTTTTTCCCTCAGATTGAGGCCAATACCGATGCCTATCCCAAAATGCACGGTTTCCATGTCTTTTTCAAGACCAATCTCACAGGGGAAAACGCTCAAGAGCACGCGAGGACATTGGTTAGTGGGTTTAGAATACCTTTCCACAGGAGATAG
- a CDS encoding glicosidase, putative (Similar to TIGR gene model, INSD accession AAW42662.1), with translation MPIVERELSGFQLITSPSIGDSIASFSLVSSPESIYKNFTYRISFPLPNVYRILLTGPDRTRPLQDNVALAPSESKFNVIALDTAECEATFDFPSPTSESLDGAERRRRQLHLSWKEHITLTTYETFLSTGQQFRLLGDLPNRSYALTEHGVMRHWWVETDNLHLGLGEKAAPLDLSNRSFMNHGSDSAAYDAYQTDPLYKHTPYLISTPRPRSEGEELPSTYAIYHPTNAGGEWNVRRLHDDPWGYFKAYTQDYGGLEEWVLVGKGVEQVIRTFAEIVGRPRLVGRDWLGYLASGMGLGESDDPPAQELLSRWPELCRKYDIPCSAMHLSSGYTADKDGNRCVFTMNTKRYPDFKGMVAHFHKAGIKVVPNVKPYVLQTHPHYKDLHSSNALFYDPYSKAPVVTRIWSAGVGDNEKGSWVDMTSEEGRRWWADGVKSLIDLGVDGMWDDNNEYYLHDDSFVCAASLPHKFTSSPSGPVTIGEIGRMINTELVNYVSHTTLETAHPTRRTYVLTRSGNVGAFKYANSTWSGDNYTSWHNLRGSQAIQLNAGMSLMQSYGSDIGGFGGPLPGEEMFVRWVQLGVTHSRFCIHSFKPNQGDLSGAGATNTPWMYPTVLPIIREAIKWRYEHIPFFNSLMWESHLRATPTTTWLGFGPFASDPALYEAAILEGFDAWLGNGRILVCPALFEGQLTREVYFPKACIDDKSLYFDLNAPYKAYKAGDRVVIATPLEHMGLFAREGAVVPVGKRYHTVTQKQGPARQTPDGVDVVLEGEGGVVGLDDWRGVKIFPGNEGNVYKGQWTEDDGISAAPDKTVVEVEYVGGNDEVTVEIKLTEHKFKTLWGRTLAVLLPVGDERSVKNGKEGVWEGRKVWNIEF, from the exons ATGCCAATCGTTGAACGCGAACTTTCTGGCTTCCAGCTTATTACCAGTCCCTCCATAGGGGATTCAATCgcctccttctctctcgTCTCCTCACCCGAGAGCATCTACAAGAACTTCACCTACAGAATCTCTTTCCCTTTGCCCAACGTGTATCGCATACTCCTCACTGGGCCCGATAGGACCAGACCGTTACAGGACAATGTTGCGCTTGCTCCCTCTGAAAGCAAGTTCAATGTGATCGCTCTAGATACTGCTGAGTGCGAGGCCACCTTCGACTTCCCGAGCCCTACCTCCGAGAGCTTGGATGGGGCCGAAAGACGACGCCGTCAGCTTCATCTTTCATGGAAAGAACACATCACTCTCACAACATACGAGACTTTTCTCTCCACAGGACAACAATTTCGACTGTTGGGAGACCTCCCGAACAGGTCGTATGCTCTTACCGAACATGGTGTAATGAGACACTGGTGGGTTGAAACTGACAATCTCCACTTGGGTTTGGGGGAAAAGGCAGCGCCTCTAGATCTATCGAACCGGTCTTTCATGAATCACGGCTCCGATTCCGCCGCCTATGACGCTTATCAAACCGATCCTTTGTACAAGCATACGCCCTATTTAATCTCCACTCCCAGGCCCAGGTCCGAAGGCGAAGAGCTGCCTTCCACTTATGCCATTTATCACCCTACCAATGCTGGAGGCGAGTGGAATGTTCGCAGGCTTCATGATGACCCCTGGGGGTATTTCAAGGCTTACACTCAGGATTACGGAGGACTTGAAGAATGGGTATTGGTGGGAAAGGGAGTTGAACAGGTTATAAGGACATTTGCTGAGATTGTTGGAAGGCCAAGGCTAGTGGGCAGGGATTGGTTAGGATATCTTG CCTCCGGTATGGGTCTTGGAGAAAGTGACGATCCTCCGGCTCAGGAACTACTTTCTAGGTGGCCTGAACTATGCCGGAAATACGACATACCCTGCTCGGCTATGCAT TTATCGTCCGGTTATACGGCGGACAAAGATGGAAATCGCTGTGTTTTCACCATGAATACCAAACGATATCCAGACTTTAAGGGGATGGTTGCACATTTTCATAAAGCAGGGATCAAAGTGGTTCCCAACGTCAAACCAT ATGTCCTTCAAACCCATCCTCATTATAAGGATCTCCATTCCTCCAACGCGCTGTTCTACGATCCTTACTCTAAAGCTCCTGTGGTCACACGTATCTGGTCGGCAGGAGTGGGTGATAATGAAAAGGGCAGCTGGGTGGATATGACCAGTGAGGAAGGACGCCGATGGTGGGCTGACGGAGTGAAGAGTCTAATTGATCTAGGAGTGGATGGGATGTGGGA TGATAACAACGAGTACTACCTCCACGATGACTCCTTTGTCTGTGCAGCTTCCTTGCCCCACAAATTTACGTCCTCTCCTTCTGGGCCGGTGACCATCGGCGAAATAGGTCGCATGATCAACACTGAGCTTGTCAACTATGTTTCGCACACCACCCTAGAGACAGCCCATCCAACCCGACGAACCTATGTCCTGACCCGTTCCGGGAATGTTGGCGCATTCAAATATGCTAACTCAACTTGGTCAGGTGATAATTACACCTCCTGGCACAACCTCCGTGGATCTCAAGCTATTCAACTCAATGCCGGTATGTCGCTCATGCAAAGCTATGGATCCGACATTGGTGGGTTTGGAGGACCGTTACCAGGAGAGGAAATGTTTGTGAGATGGGTACAGCTGGGGGTGACACATTCAAGGTTTTGTATCCATAGCTTCAAGCCCAATCAAGGTGATCTTAGCGGAGCGGGAGCAACAAACACACCTTGGATG TATCCAACTGTTTTGCCTATCATTAGGGAGGCGATTAAATGGAGATATGAGCATATTCCTTTCTT CAACTCACTCATGTGGGAATCTCACCTCCGCGCTACTCCCACTACCACTTGGCTAGGTTTCGGGCCCTTCGCATCTGATCCTGCACTCTACGAAGCTGCCATCTTAGAAGGCTTCGACGCTTGGCTCGGCAATGGTCGGATCCTAGTTTGTCCTGCTCTTTTTGAAGGTCAACTCACCCGAGAAGTTTACTTCCCCAAAGCATGCATCGACGACAAAAGCTTGTACTTTGATCTCAACGCACCATACAAGGCGTATAAAGCGGGAGACAGAGTGGTGATCGCGACGCCCTTGGAGCATATGGGCCTGTTTGCACGGGAGGGTGCGGTTGTACCTGTGGGCAAGAGGTATCACACAGTCACTCAAAAGCAAGGTCCAGCAAGGCAAACTCCGGATGGGGTTGATGTCGTCCTCGAAGGAGAAGGTGGTGTGGTTGGACTTGATGACTGGCGAGGGGTGAAGATCTTCCCAGGCAACGAAGGAAATGTGTACAAAGGCCAGTGGACAGAGGATGATGGCATTTCAGCGGCACCGGACAAGACAGTGGTCGAAGTGGAGTATGTGGGAGGAAATGACGAGGTGACAGTTGAAATCAAGTTGACGGAGCATAAGTTCAAGACGCTTTGGGGTCGCACTTTAGCGGTCCTGTTGCCTGTCGGGGATGAAAGATCAGTGAAGAACGGGAAGGAAGGTGTGTGGGAAGGGCGGAAAGTCTGGAATATTGAATTTTAG
- a CDS encoding Peptide-N4-(N-acetyl-beta-glucosaminyl)asparagine amidase, putative (Similar to TIGR gene model, INSD accession AAW42203.1), protein MFNKPSGAPSRDYQAYTPSPDYQTYVHIVNYIAAALAAGIYQGIPQLSVPSPREVGDLNRLWREYFLTHQSEVLSFFRRRRTEVSDDMQDVIRNLQQHTYSLRDPRGNSNMLGVSEYEVCTLIPDMTSSIAFISSNPPFRPFDQVDAEVLALCRWFKNDYMRWVDPIRCPACDGSTFSAGTVPPDRTERWNGAARVELHVCKDKNCATQRRFPRYGKVSTLLRTKEGRCGEWAHLFYVFLRAKHIESRYVWNSEDHVWCEYWSPSLRHWVHVDPCEGAINKPLVYALGWGKKQAFCLAFGPYGAEDVSAAYINDFEGDCQIRRRARGWRERDLRRALYAQTVELRLKMGAPQRSRLESMDQLQALWLSDREGRIREAEKSELVGRISGPDDWKKLRDEMGLNATTIQKPQYTVVSDLESDNEALVLFGDAHLDGNTIVLTTGNSQTSAVFHPHPVDQSDTFSCTVTFRLTSPPGAGEADGIGIVFVPKKALGLGGYGMGYSGLGDKGDFAVEVDTYRTQDYADDPPTPHISVHSPPEAHHRNSIGCTAPGTLPHLSDGKEHRLQILYRGEDRRVRGYLTIPPEANVKEGTDIEVFDIDIPSANEQNPWFIGVTGSCGGLWQKQEIVNWSLQLVTLDDGQTRSQKSSGKAKAEGQRDDEERDNI, encoded by the exons ATGTTCAATAAGCCCTCAGGCGCTCCATCTCGAGACTATCAGGCGTATACTCCATCTCCAGACTATCAGACATATGTTCATATCGTGAACTATATCGCTGCAGCCCTTGCCGCTGGAATCTACCAAGGAATCCCTCAACTCTCGGTCCCTTCTCCAAGGGAAGTCGGTGATCTGAATCGACTCTGGCGGGAGTATTTCCTGACGCATCAGTCAGAAGTGCTGTCATTCTTCCGCAGAAGAAGGACCGAAGTGAGCGATGATATGCAAGATGTCATCAGGAATTTACAACAGCATACGTACAGTCTTCGAGACCCTCGAGGCAAC TCAAATATGCTAGGGGTATCGGAGTATGAAGTTTGCACATTGATCCCAGATATGACTTCCTCTATCGCCTTTATTTCATCAAATCCTCCATTTAGACCTTTTGATCAGGTGGATGCTGAGGTACTGGCTTTGTGCCGCTGGTTCAAAAACGACTATATGCGATGGGTGGATCCTATCAGATGCCCGGCCTGTGACGGGTCCACGTTTTCTGCTGGCACAGTTCCTCCTGATAGGACAGAACGCTGGAACGGTGCGGCTAGGGTTGAATTACATGTCTGCAAGGATAAAAATTGCGCGACTCAGAGAAGATTCCCGCGGTATGGGAAGGTCAGCACATTGTTGAGAACTAAAGAAGGGAGATGTGGAGAATGGGCGCATTTATTTTATGTGTTCTTGCGGGCCAAACATATTGAATCTCGTTATGTATGGAACAG CGAAGATCACGTTTGGTGCGAGTACTGGTCTCCATCCCTTCGACATTGGGTTCATGTGGATCCATG TGAAGGGGCCATAAACAAGCCTTTGGTCTACGCATTGGGATGGGGAAAGAAACAGGCGTTTTGCTT GGCATTCGGCCCGTACGGAGCCGAGGATGTGAGTGCCGCATACATTAATGACTTTGAAGGGGACTGTCAAATTCGTCGCCGTGCTCGAGGCTGGAGAGAACGAGATCTTCGACGT GCCCTTTACGCACAAACAGTTGAGCTTCGATTAAAGATGGGCGCGCCGCAACGCTCACGCCTGGAGTCAATGGATCAGTTGCAAGCACTGTGGTTATCGGACAGAGAAGGTAGGATACGAGAGGCAGAGAAGTCAGAGCTTGTTGGGCGTATATCAGGTCCTGATGATTGGAAGAAGTtgagagatgagatgggCTTAAATGCAACGACCATCCAGAAGCCACAGTATACTG TTGTCTCTGATCTTGAATCGGACAATGAAGCTCTTGTCCTCTTTGGAGATGCTCATTTGGACGGAAATACTATTGTGCTGACCACCGGTAACAGCCAGACATCCGCAGTGtttcatcctcatcctgTTGACCAAAGTGACACCTTTTCGTGTACTGTAACATTTCGTCTGACATCCCCTCCTGGAGCAGGCGAGGCGGATGGAATAGGCATTGTATTTGTGCCGAAGAAGGCCCTCGGCCTAGGAGGGTACGGAATGGGATACTCCGGTTTGGGGGATAAAGGAGATTTTGCTGTTGAAG TTGACACATATCGCACACAAGACTATGCTGATGACCCACCAACCCCTCATATATCTGTTCACTCTCCGCCAGAGGCCCATCATCGAAACTCCATAGGGTGTACAGCACCTGGGACCCTACCTCATCTCAGTGATGGCAAGGAACATCGGCTTCAAATACTTTATAGAGGTGAAGACAGGCGAGTGAGGGGCTATTTGACGATCCCACCTGAAGCAAATGTTAAGGAAGGGACCGATATTGAGGTATTTGACATTGATATTCCATCAGCGAATGAGCAAAACCCGTGGTTCATTGGAGTGACGGGATCTTGTGGCGGTTTATGGCAGAAG CAAGAAATAGTGAACTGGAGTCTCCAGCTTGTGACCCTTGACGATGGACAAACTAGATCCCAAAAGTCAAGTGGCAAGGCAAAGGCCGAAGGCCAAAGAGACGACGAGGAGAGAGACAATATCTAG
- a CDS encoding cytokine inducing-glycoprotein, putative (Similar to TIGR gene model, INSD accession AAW42661.1), which yields MIFSRFIFIATLTASAASAISIQRRAKITDFDKSPVAFAFPPPRGFSASRAADTPCGGFDPVNRTDYPMSNGEIALVQRTEAANVNILWTKEPDPKMFHSFSTYSSSILEVGPGHFCQGAPDFSSLGFSEGDNATLLVIYQLPGSGVYYYQCADVSLVSAANFTTDVHYVCGNYTSELEIASPEESLHLGNDTSAPKNTTGSSGYTGTASTSSGSTNPHLSGSLLDSKLSAASGGGIGASVTIFVVAVLAGLLWWSGLIHFGRKKQAAVLDHESVSSGVATKERV from the exons ATGATCTTTAGCcgcttcatcttcatcgcTACCCTGACTGCCTCTGCGGCTTCTGCTATCAGCATTCAACGCAGGGCCAAGATCACT GACTTCGACAAAAGCCCCGTCGCTTTTgcctttcctcctcctcgtGGGTTTTCAGCGTCCCGCGCTGCTGATACTCCATGTGGTGGTTTCGACCCGGTCAACAGGACTGATTACCCTATGA GCAATGGTGAAATTGCCCTCGTTCAGAGGACCGAGGCCGCCAATGTGAACATCCTTTGGACAAAAGAACCTGATCCCAAAATGTTCCACTCATTCAGCACATATTCCAGCTCCATCCTCGAGGTCGGTCCAGGACACTTCTGTCAGGGGGCTCCCGATTTCTCCTCTTTGGGCTTCTCTGAAGGCGATAATGCTACCCTGTTGGTTATCTACCAG CTTCCTGGATCCGGTGTCTACTACTACCAGTGTGCCGATGTTAGTCTCGTTTCCGCCGCCAACTTCACTACCGACGTGCATTATGTCTGTGGCAATTACACTTCCGAACTTGAGATTGCTTCACCTGAAGAGTCTCTTCACCTCGGTAACGATACCAGTGCGCCCAAAAACACCACTGGCAGCAGTGGCTACACCGGAACTGCTTCAACCTCCAGTGGCTCTACCAACCCTCATCTCTCCGGCTCCTTGCTTGATTCCAAGCTTTCTGCTGCCAGCGGTGGTGGCATCGGCGCCTCAGTTACTATCTTCGTTGTCGCTGTCCTCGCTGGTTTGTTGTGGTGGTCCGGTCTCATTCATTTTGGCAGGAAGAAGCAGGCAGCCGTGCTCGATCACGAGTCTGTATCCTCTGGCGTAGCTACTAAGGAGCGTGTCTAA
- a CDS encoding Hypothetical Protein (Similar to TIGR gene model, INSD accession AAW42660.1): MFSPILSPYRLSKPIFILVCLLLVLGLAFLQLASHENSRGYMIDVVKKVGVSVGVSAPDVSGNAQEDAMREWEFRRALQHEGTSARVQAFLDKARSGKAFTVASIGGSVSKGRGLTPPKPSHERPVHDTFRRSPEGGSVTSNDVPDDSPQDNIDLTEVLPSSAESELEPSEAAVEENQRNAISHPIAPLVHLGASTLYSHENLHMQIFEWLNETFPNPDNRFINGAQGGVGAAYFGWCFKEHIPEDSDLVLLELGINDLLEFDVISQYEHLVRGLLELKNKPAVINIETFTTLFPSLISSSSFHSDVLSFYDVPSLSIRDVILPRILADPQHQMGRWFRTGDDVAMGDPKVREWGGVPVDVMHISAMGHSLAAGLVIRYLHEQIDRSTPYGLGALGRLTSTPKKPTVRIMDVPATTLTGLFNPAKADMRHAPVCRSQNSGKPHGKVSSLVDDFSEGTYRGLNLADGSHGWSQWSWKEKRYLIAREPGSRAVFDFSISLPQEPVISDDPSAFLLDGVDDETGEMPSRVHEAEDEDDLSVEQGLQRGSLTHRSAGVPKIRGSSTFQRPHGTSQTLPGRRYISQPNARQNPQAGGSILIGYQRSAKLGLGSVWCWIDDDREGGQRVDGWWKLDKRNMGMVKEIAAGLAPGKHTLTCEVLEDTLDPTGGTEFRLFAVMHD; the protein is encoded by the exons ATGTTCTCCCCAATACTCAGCCCTTACCGCCTGTCTAAACCCATCTTCATACTTGTATGCCTCCTGCTCGTATTGGGCCTAGCGTTCCTGCAGCTTGCAAGCCATGAAAATAGTCGTGGGTATATGATAGACGTTGTTAAAAAAGTTGGCGTTAGCGTTGGGGTCTCTGCGCCAGATGTTTCCGGAAATGCACAAGAGGATGCCATGAG AGAATGGGAGTTCAGAAGAGCATTACAGCATGAAG GAACGAGCGCACGAGTGCAAGCTTTTTTGGACAAAGCTCGTTCCGGCAAGGCATTCACTGTAGCATCTATTGGTGGTAGCG TCTCAAAAGGCCGTGGACTCACCCCTCCCAAACCATCCCACGAAAGACCAGTCCACGATACTTTTCGACGATCTCCAGAAGGAGGCTCTGTGACAAGTAATGATGTTCCAGATGACAGTCCCCAGGATAATATCGACCTTACCGAGGTATTACCTTCATCTGCTGAATCCGAACTCGAACCTAGCGAAGCAGCTGTCGAGGAAAATCAACGGAACGCAATCTCTCATCCTATCGCACCACTTGTACACTTGGGAGCCAGCACCCTTTACTCGCATGAAAACCTCCACATGCAGATATTTGAGTGGCTGAATGAGACCTTCCCTAACCCCGACAATAGGTTCATCAATGGCGCTCAAGGCGGCGTAGGCGCTGCTTACTTTGGGTGGTGCTTTA AGGAACATATACCCGAAGATTCTGACCTGGTGTTACTTGAACTGGGAATCAACGACTTGTTAGAATTTGATGTAATTAGCCAGTATGAGCATTTGGTAAGAGGCTTGCTAGAGTTGAAGAATAAACCAGCTGTCATCAATATCGA AACATTCACTaccctcttcccttccttaATCTCGTCTTCCAGCTTTCACAGTGATGTCCTTTCCTTCTACGATGTACCTTCACTCTCAATCCGCGACGTTATCCTCCCTCGCATACTTGCAGATCCCCAGCATCAGATGGGAAGATGGTTTAGAACGGGAGATGATGTAGCGATGGGCGATCCGAAAGTGAGGGAATGGGGAGGGGTTCCCGTCGATGTCATGCAT ATATCAGCGATGGGCCATTCTCTCGCTGCGGGACTTGTTATCAGATACCTGCATGAACAGATTGATCGTTCAACGCCATATGGCCTTGGCGCACTTGGTCGACTCACATCCACGCCTAAAAAGCCTACAGTAAGGATCATGGACGTCCCAGCG ACCACCTTGACAGGCTTGTTTAACCCAGCTAAAGCAGACATGCGCCATGCCCCCGTATGTCGGTCACAAAACTCGGGCAAGCCGCACGGTAAAGTGTCCAGTCTCGTCGATGACTTCAGTGAAGGGACGTACAGAGGTCTAAACTTGGCAGACGGTTCCCATGGGTG GTCCCAATGGTCCTGGAAAGAAAAACGATACCTTATTGCCAGAGAGCCTGGGTCCAGAGCTGTATTCGACTTTTCTATTTCTCTACCTCAAGAACCGGTGATCTCAGATGATCCTTCCGCATTCCTTCTTGATGGCGTTGACGACGAAACCGGGGAAATGCCTTCGCGAGTCCACGAAGCcgaggatgaagacgaCCTATCTGTCGAACAAGGACTCCAACGTGGCTCCTTGACCCATCGCTCTGCAGGCGTACCCAAAATCCGGGGATCTTCCACATTCCAGCGACCACATGGTACTTCGCAGACCTTGCCAGGCAGACGTTACATCTCCCAACCTAATGCTAGACAAAACCCTCAAGCAGGTGGCTCAATTCTCATTGGTTATCAACGCAGTGCGAAGCTCGGGCTAGGGTCAGTGTGGTGCTGGATCGATGATGATAGGGAGGGCGGTCAGAGAGTTGATGGGTGGTGGAAGCTGGACAAGCGTAATATGGGAAT GGTGAAGGAGATTGCAGCTGGCTTGGCCCCTGGGAAACATACCCTTACCTGCGAGGTACTTGAGGATACGCTTGATCCCACAGGAGGAACTGAATTCAGGCTATTCGCTGTTATGCATGATTAG